In one window of uncultured Desulfovibrio sp. DNA:
- a CDS encoding HDOD domain-containing protein produces the protein MQSQKESRLFLQKLLQNPPALPFEPKLLPLLFAVTQEGSNASVRSVVALIEKSPRLATRVLTVANSAAYGLEFKVSTLQRAISIMGLREVRLLVLMVGMSSFIREAQLPKSFDTAAFWKHLLSVATIARTLADVLGGDNGVCGPCACAGERLVMVPDEAYIAGLLHDVGKIFFAAARPDLWEKTAEMEQAEDCGSSEAETAQLGMDHGLIGAAVMHQWKLPLVLTEPINLHHSPELATTYKMEARLLAAANALAHCSHDALMLRSKAGEHLPDGCDLDAVSAAVLESMVRIQEAGFAELDA, from the coding sequence ATGCAATCTCAAAAAGAGTCCAGGCTGTTTTTGCAAAAGCTTTTGCAAAATCCGCCCGCGCTGCCGTTTGAACCCAAGCTGCTTCCCCTGCTGTTTGCGGTTACCCAGGAAGGCTCCAATGCCTCGGTGCGCTCGGTCGTTGCACTGATTGAAAAAAGCCCACGGCTCGCAACACGTGTGCTCACAGTGGCAAATTCGGCTGCATACGGGCTTGAGTTCAAGGTTTCTACCCTGCAAAGAGCCATCAGCATCATGGGCCTGCGCGAAGTGCGTCTGCTGGTGCTTATGGTGGGTATGTCGTCGTTTATACGCGAGGCGCAGCTTCCCAAAAGTTTTGATACTGCGGCGTTCTGGAAGCACCTGCTTTCTGTGGCAACCATTGCCCGAACCCTGGCGGATGTGCTCGGCGGAGATAACGGCGTATGTGGGCCTTGCGCCTGTGCTGGCGAGCGCCTGGTTATGGTGCCGGATGAGGCATACATAGCTGGCTTGCTCCATGATGTGGGCAAGATTTTTTTTGCTGCCGCACGGCCAGACCTCTGGGAAAAGACGGCAGAAATGGAACAGGCCGAAGATTGCGGCAGTTCCGAGGCTGAAACCGCTCAGCTCGGCATGGACCACGGGCTTATTGGGGCGGCAGTGATGCACCAGTGGAAGCTGCCTCTGGTGCTTACCGAACCCATAAACCTGCACCATTCGCCCGAACTTGCCACAACGTATAAAATGGAGGCGCGCCTGCTTGCTGCGGCTAACGCCTTGGCGCATTGCAGCCATGATGCGCTCATGCTGAGGAGCAAGGCGGGCGAACACCTGCCCGATGGGTGCGATCTTGATGCCGTGAGCGCGGCTGTGCTTGAAAGTATGGTCAGAATACAGGAAGCCGGTTTTGCTGAGCTTGATGCATAG